A stretch of Paenibacillus mucilaginosus 3016 DNA encodes these proteins:
- a CDS encoding DUF7594 domain-containing protein yields the protein MTKKGTKTQKSVILGMCAVLLPTIFLPVNTQPAAGAAAVLNLNPAADSYVSSEAAAVNYGKAASMVTKQAAVNDRSAYLKFDLSGIMGTITSAKLKLYVKNRSASVSRSVYAVSTDNWTENGLTYSSRPPYGSQVGAAVITSPGWVEFDVTPYIKGEHAGDKTASLYIKDPVLSSDAGIEFYSKENGTNIPVLAVTTGTASTAPAPFVHPGGLFKQSDLDRMKYMVQAGVEPYLTSFNELKADAKSSYLYTVKGDPSWTSVNRGGLHGSEFESDVTAAYLNALMWAITGDARHADKAVQIFNTWSSLTEVTGGGTEALNAGLFAWKLVEAAEIIKSTYSGWAPADLQKFKDMLVYPGYSTTGVPSSVTQNNGTFYWRIYNGDPGRHGNQDLLAWRAMISMGVFLDNRTMYDRALRYFKGLPHRPDDLPYTPGPSTSGTQLGTNMYFDTFQANRQSTTADWGYNGVLQHYIWENGQNQESSRDQQHAFLGVGTAAGIAEVAWNQGDDVWNSLDNRLLKGFEFMAKYNTSYIASFPDQPGPWEPDNFIQRTDRTGRWFSKMMNPHFESDFVRVSRGDFPGKRPVYEQAVAHFQVRMGQGSLAPWTERSRDVAISKSGYEKTGFSLDHPGWGALTFRRPPGVAGDPVKGFAGGVPSFGVHVLPGTVEAENYDHFPASGEGRTYHDLSAGNSSGQYRSDSVDIQSVSTGGYALTDLDAGEWYTYTVFVPVTGKYKVRVSYASPSGGGAVKFAFNGTDAGGPTALPATGSWTAWSAHTAADQVQLSAGVQTMRVYVGGTSDKFVLDRIQIEAVN from the coding sequence ATGACGAAAAAAGGTACAAAAACGCAAAAGAGTGTCATTCTGGGGATGTGCGCGGTGCTGCTTCCCACGATCTTCCTGCCCGTGAACACACAGCCTGCCGCAGGAGCCGCAGCGGTTCTGAATCTGAATCCCGCCGCAGACAGCTATGTCAGCAGCGAAGCGGCAGCGGTGAATTATGGGAAGGCGGCTTCGATGGTAACAAAGCAGGCCGCAGTGAATGACCGCAGTGCTTATCTGAAGTTCGACCTCAGCGGGATCATGGGGACGATCACCTCGGCCAAGCTGAAGCTGTACGTCAAGAACAGATCTGCGAGCGTCAGCCGTTCCGTCTATGCGGTCTCTACCGACAACTGGACGGAGAATGGTCTTACGTACAGCAGCAGGCCTCCTTACGGCAGCCAGGTTGGGGCTGCGGTCATCACCTCCCCTGGGTGGGTGGAGTTCGATGTGACCCCCTACATCAAAGGAGAGCATGCGGGGGACAAGACGGCGAGCCTCTATATCAAGGATCCGGTGCTGAGCAGCGATGCCGGCATTGAGTTTTACAGCAAGGAGAACGGCACGAATATCCCGGTGCTGGCCGTGACCACAGGTACCGCGAGCACCGCGCCGGCACCGTTCGTCCATCCGGGAGGCCTGTTCAAGCAGTCCGACCTTGACCGCATGAAATACATGGTGCAGGCGGGGGTCGAACCGTATCTTACTTCATTCAACGAACTGAAGGCGGACGCCAAATCCAGCTACCTCTATACCGTGAAAGGGGATCCCAGCTGGACGTCCGTCAACAGGGGAGGACTTCATGGGTCCGAGTTCGAATCCGATGTCACCGCCGCCTATCTCAATGCCTTGATGTGGGCGATTACGGGAGATGCGCGGCATGCCGACAAGGCGGTTCAAATATTCAACACCTGGAGCAGCCTGACGGAGGTGACCGGCGGCGGCACGGAAGCCTTGAACGCCGGCTTATTTGCCTGGAAGCTGGTCGAAGCGGCGGAGATTATCAAGAGCACCTACAGCGGGTGGGCGCCCGCAGACCTTCAGAAATTCAAAGATATGCTGGTATATCCCGGGTATTCCACGACAGGCGTGCCTTCGAGCGTCACCCAGAACAACGGAACCTTCTACTGGAGAATATACAACGGCGATCCGGGGCGTCACGGGAACCAGGATCTCCTCGCTTGGAGAGCGATGATTTCAATGGGGGTCTTCCTGGACAACCGCACCATGTATGACAGGGCGCTGCGGTATTTCAAGGGACTGCCCCACAGACCGGACGATCTGCCTTATACCCCGGGTCCCTCGACTTCGGGAACGCAGCTCGGGACCAACATGTACTTTGATACGTTCCAGGCGAACCGCCAAAGCACCACGGCGGACTGGGGCTATAACGGGGTTCTCCAGCATTACATCTGGGAGAACGGCCAGAACCAGGAGAGCTCGCGCGACCAGCAGCATGCTTTCCTCGGCGTAGGAACAGCGGCAGGCATAGCGGAGGTGGCCTGGAACCAGGGTGACGACGTGTGGAATTCGTTGGATAACCGGCTCTTGAAGGGCTTTGAGTTTATGGCGAAGTACAATACGTCCTACATTGCCTCTTTCCCAGACCAGCCGGGCCCATGGGAGCCCGACAATTTCATTCAGCGGACGGACCGGACCGGGCGGTGGTTCTCCAAGATGATGAATCCGCATTTTGAGAGCGATTTTGTCAGGGTGAGCCGGGGTGACTTCCCAGGCAAACGGCCGGTCTACGAGCAGGCGGTAGCCCACTTCCAGGTGAGAATGGGGCAGGGCAGCCTGGCCCCTTGGACGGAACGGTCGCGCGATGTGGCCATCAGCAAGTCCGGATATGAGAAAACCGGCTTCAGCCTCGACCATCCCGGCTGGGGAGCGCTGACGTTCCGCCGGCCGCCAGGAGTGGCCGGTGATCCGGTGAAGGGCTTCGCGGGCGGTGTGCCGAGCTTCGGCGTGCATGTGCTGCCGGGGACGGTCGAAGCCGAGAACTACGACCACTTCCCGGCGAGCGGCGAAGGCCGGACGTATCACGACCTGTCCGCCGGCAACTCGAGCGGGCAGTACCGCAGTGACAGCGTCGACATCCAGTCCGTGTCCACCGGAGGATATGCGCTGACCGACCTGGATGCCGGCGAATGGTACACGTACACGGTCTTCGTGCCGGTCACGGGCAAGTACAAGGTCCGTGTCAGCTACGCTTCCCCGAGCGGAGGCGGAGCGGTCAAGTTCGCCTTCAACGGCAC